A stretch of the Leguminivora glycinivorella isolate SPB_JAAS2020 chromosome 2, LegGlyc_1.1, whole genome shotgun sequence genome encodes the following:
- the LOC125242326 gene encoding solute carrier family 46 member 3-like isoform X1 — translation MTTNGVDIHELEKLNSSSACLSGAKKKEECKPDPQKWKMIMEPALIGAMVAINLSQTSLQILYLRTACMVDLNIAPEICDKGVGEEFRSAEAASQTVVSQVNISRSFVGALISTIILLFVGPWSDCSGRRKPIIIMPLAGMCVMTTFIILLSIFPNFNATQTLYAVQIPMSLGGNFGLMLAGSFSHIGDVCHATGRDVTRTMGTHRAAMQIAHVLGAVSGPLLYRQLGFHGVFPISLLLQFSSLIFVIMYVKDVNVNTDNKVSVFNWRLPFLAIKSLVRARQDYRRTVIYLMLLVGLSDKLLLSTEVMLAFMYYRKKFNWDDITFGLFLAYRNIVSLLGTMLILTLLKRRLRLSDEAVGVLSCVSYLLATSGLIAAKYTYIVFLLSLVGIISQGSQVVQRPILNKQILPTEQGKIYSLLGALESATLLVASPLFNYLYSKTVTTMADAWLIPCLSLAAIQLLSFLITRKLIQKSNYHETEAPPEKPLVAPKVVLEDNCECVKKQDEAKPKSQEAKKT, via the exons ATGACTACCAACGGCGTCGATATCCACGAGTTGGAAAAGTTAAA TTCGAGTAGCGCATGTTTATCAGGAGCTAAAAAAAAGGAAGAATGCAAACCAGACCCACAGAAATGGAAAATGATAATGGAACCGGCCCTTATCGGCGCTATGGTAGCCATCAACCTGTCCCAGACGTCCCTGCAGATCCTGTATCTGCGTACAGCTTGCATGGTTGACCTGAACATAGCCCCGGAGATATGCGACAAAGGCGTCGGTGAGGAGTTCAGAAGCGCGGAG GCAGCAAGTCAGACGGTCGTCTCACAAGTCAACATCAGTCGAAGTTTTGTAGGCGCACTAATTTCCACCATCATATTACTATTCGTCGGGCCATGGAGCGACTGCAGCGGCCGAAGAAAACCAATAATCATTATGCCTTTAGCGGGCATGTGCGTTATGACAACGTTCATCATTCTCCTGAGCATCTTTCCTAACTTCAACGCGACGCAAACTTTGTACGCGGTGCAGATACCGATGTCTCTCGGTGGAAACTTCGGTCTCATGCTGGCAGGCTCTTTCAGCCACATCGGAGAT GTGTGCCACGCAACAGGCAGGGACGTTACTCGAACCATGGGCACGCACAGGGCCGCCATGCAAATAGCGCACGTCCTGGGCGCCGTCAGCGGCCCGCTGCTCTACCGCCAGCTAGGATTCCACGGTGTGTTTCCCATTTCATTACTCCTGCAG TTTTCATCTCTAATATTCGTGATAATGTACGTGAAGGACGTGAACGTGAACACGGACAATAAAGTGTCCGTGTTCAATTGGCGACTGCCCTTCTTAGCCATCAAGAGCTTGGTACGAGCCCGGCAGGACTACAGGAGGACCGTCATATACCTGATGCTGCTGGTGGGACTGTCCGACAAGCTGCTGTTGTCAA CTGAAGTAATGCTGGCCTTCATGTACTACCGGAAAAAGTTCAATTGGGATGACATCACATTCGGATTGTTCCTCGCCTACCGGAATATTGTCAGTCTCCtgg GAACAATGTTGATCCTGACACTACTAAAGAGGCGACTGAGACTGTCGGACGAGGCAGTGGGCGTTCTAAGCTGCGTGTCCTACCTGCTGGCCACATCCGGCCTCATAGCAGCTAAATACACTTACATCGTATTCTTAC TTTCCTTGGTGGGCATCATAAGCCAGGGCTCACAAGTAGTGCAAAGGCCGATTCTGAATAAGCAAATTTTACCAACCGAACAAG GTAAAATCTACAGTCTTCTAGGAGCTCTCGAATCGGCAACTCTCCTCGTAGCGTCTCCCCTCTTCAACTACCTGTACAGCAAAACTGTCACGACCATGGCGGACGCCTGGCTCATACCGTGCCTCTCATTAGCCGCTATCCAATTATTGTCATTCCTAATTACTAGAAAACTTATACAAAAGAGTAATTATCACGAAACAGAAGCACCACCAGAGAAACCTTTAGTCGCACCAAAAGTTGTTTTAGAAGATAATTGTGAATGTGTAAAGAAACAAGATGAAGCAAAGCCAAAGAGTCAAGAAGCCAAAAAGACGTGA
- the LOC125242326 gene encoding solute carrier family 46 member 3-like isoform X2: MIMEPALIGAMVAINLSQTSLQILYLRTACMVDLNIAPEICDKGVGEEFRSAEAASQTVVSQVNISRSFVGALISTIILLFVGPWSDCSGRRKPIIIMPLAGMCVMTTFIILLSIFPNFNATQTLYAVQIPMSLGGNFGLMLAGSFSHIGDVCHATGRDVTRTMGTHRAAMQIAHVLGAVSGPLLYRQLGFHGVFPISLLLQFSSLIFVIMYVKDVNVNTDNKVSVFNWRLPFLAIKSLVRARQDYRRTVIYLMLLVGLSDKLLLSTEVMLAFMYYRKKFNWDDITFGLFLAYRNIVSLLGTMLILTLLKRRLRLSDEAVGVLSCVSYLLATSGLIAAKYTYIVFLLSLVGIISQGSQVVQRPILNKQILPTEQGKIYSLLGALESATLLVASPLFNYLYSKTVTTMADAWLIPCLSLAAIQLLSFLITRKLIQKSNYHETEAPPEKPLVAPKVVLEDNCECVKKQDEAKPKSQEAKKT, from the exons ATGATAATGGAACCGGCCCTTATCGGCGCTATGGTAGCCATCAACCTGTCCCAGACGTCCCTGCAGATCCTGTATCTGCGTACAGCTTGCATGGTTGACCTGAACATAGCCCCGGAGATATGCGACAAAGGCGTCGGTGAGGAGTTCAGAAGCGCGGAG GCAGCAAGTCAGACGGTCGTCTCACAAGTCAACATCAGTCGAAGTTTTGTAGGCGCACTAATTTCCACCATCATATTACTATTCGTCGGGCCATGGAGCGACTGCAGCGGCCGAAGAAAACCAATAATCATTATGCCTTTAGCGGGCATGTGCGTTATGACAACGTTCATCATTCTCCTGAGCATCTTTCCTAACTTCAACGCGACGCAAACTTTGTACGCGGTGCAGATACCGATGTCTCTCGGTGGAAACTTCGGTCTCATGCTGGCAGGCTCTTTCAGCCACATCGGAGAT GTGTGCCACGCAACAGGCAGGGACGTTACTCGAACCATGGGCACGCACAGGGCCGCCATGCAAATAGCGCACGTCCTGGGCGCCGTCAGCGGCCCGCTGCTCTACCGCCAGCTAGGATTCCACGGTGTGTTTCCCATTTCATTACTCCTGCAG TTTTCATCTCTAATATTCGTGATAATGTACGTGAAGGACGTGAACGTGAACACGGACAATAAAGTGTCCGTGTTCAATTGGCGACTGCCCTTCTTAGCCATCAAGAGCTTGGTACGAGCCCGGCAGGACTACAGGAGGACCGTCATATACCTGATGCTGCTGGTGGGACTGTCCGACAAGCTGCTGTTGTCAA CTGAAGTAATGCTGGCCTTCATGTACTACCGGAAAAAGTTCAATTGGGATGACATCACATTCGGATTGTTCCTCGCCTACCGGAATATTGTCAGTCTCCtgg GAACAATGTTGATCCTGACACTACTAAAGAGGCGACTGAGACTGTCGGACGAGGCAGTGGGCGTTCTAAGCTGCGTGTCCTACCTGCTGGCCACATCCGGCCTCATAGCAGCTAAATACACTTACATCGTATTCTTAC TTTCCTTGGTGGGCATCATAAGCCAGGGCTCACAAGTAGTGCAAAGGCCGATTCTGAATAAGCAAATTTTACCAACCGAACAAG GTAAAATCTACAGTCTTCTAGGAGCTCTCGAATCGGCAACTCTCCTCGTAGCGTCTCCCCTCTTCAACTACCTGTACAGCAAAACTGTCACGACCATGGCGGACGCCTGGCTCATACCGTGCCTCTCATTAGCCGCTATCCAATTATTGTCATTCCTAATTACTAGAAAACTTATACAAAAGAGTAATTATCACGAAACAGAAGCACCACCAGAGAAACCTTTAGTCGCACCAAAAGTTGTTTTAGAAGATAATTGTGAATGTGTAAAGAAACAAGATGAAGCAAAGCCAAAGAGTCAAGAAGCCAAAAAGACGTGA